The Opitutaceae bacterium genome has a window encoding:
- a CDS encoding RNA methyltransferase, whose translation MPERITSLQNPRIKQLVKLRDRRPRDEAGVFLVEGFREITRALDKGIGFQEVYFSEEWFLGENEPALLARAEASGAQLFSLSKDAFAKVAYRERPDGLLAVAPQWRRTLEDLKLKPEPFLLVVEAIEKPGNLGTILRSADAAGVDAVLVCDPVTDLFNPNVVRSSTGVLFSVPVVVAESARVRNWLREKRIRAVATTPAADALYTKTSLRGPLAIIMGSEQYGLSEFWLKEADDRVRIPMAGQADSLNVAMATLITLFEAVRQRHD comes from the coding sequence ATGCCCGAACGCATCACCAGCCTCCAAAATCCGCGCATCAAACAGCTCGTAAAGCTGCGCGATCGGCGTCCACGCGACGAGGCAGGTGTCTTCCTGGTGGAAGGCTTCCGTGAGATCACGCGCGCGCTCGACAAGGGTATAGGGTTTCAAGAAGTCTATTTTTCCGAAGAGTGGTTTCTCGGGGAAAATGAACCAGCCCTGCTCGCGCGCGCCGAGGCGTCCGGTGCCCAGCTCTTCTCCTTGTCCAAGGACGCGTTCGCCAAGGTCGCCTACCGCGAACGTCCCGATGGCCTGCTCGCAGTCGCGCCACAGTGGCGTCGGACGCTCGAGGACCTGAAGCTAAAACCGGAGCCGTTTCTCCTGGTGGTCGAGGCCATCGAAAAGCCCGGCAATCTCGGTACCATCTTGCGCAGCGCCGATGCCGCAGGCGTCGATGCAGTCCTGGTGTGCGACCCGGTCACCGACTTGTTCAACCCGAATGTCGTCCGGTCGTCCACAGGTGTCCTCTTCAGCGTTCCCGTCGTCGTCGCCGAAAGCGCCCGCGTGCGAAACTGGCTTCGCGAGAAACGCATCCGCGCCGTCGCCACGACCCCGGCGGCTGACGCGCTCTACACCAAGACCAGCCTTCGCGGTCCGCTCGCCATCATCATGGGCTCGGAGCAATACGGATTAAGCGAGTTCTGGCTGAAGGAGGCGGACGATCGCGTGCGCATTCCCATGGCCGGCCAGGCCGACTCGCTCAATGTCGCCATGGCCACCCTCATCACGCTTTTCGAGGCGGTGAGGCAACGCCACGACTAA